The nucleotide window GCTTGTCTCATGGCTGCTGCGGGGTGGTGACCACCTCGCCATAAACTTCCTGGAGGATCCGGTCCGCGCCCTTCTTCCGGAGGGCCGCTCCCACAGCCGCCCCCAGCTTTTCCGGATCCTTACCCGACTGCTGTTCCCGCAGGACCAGCGAACCATCAGGTCGTGCCACCACAGCGGTCAAGCGTAGCTGGCCGTCAATGGCTTCGGCGTAGGCCCCGATGGGTACCTGGCAGCCTCCACCCAGCGAGCGGAGCAGGGCGCGTTCTGCGGCGCACGCTTGTCGTGTTGGTGCATGGTCAAGGAACCGCAACAATTCCCTGGTCCGCGCATCGCCGGAGCGGCACTCGATCCCCAGCGCTCCCTGCCCCACCGCCGGGCAGACGATCTCGGGCGGGATGATCTCGCGCACCCGCTTGGTGAATCCCAGGCGATTGAGGCCGGCGGAAGCCAGGATGATCGCCTGGTACTGCCCCTCTTCCAGCTTGCGCAGCCGAGTGTCCACATTGCCGCGAAGCGGGTGGATGTCGAGGTCGGGCCGCACCGCCTTGAGCTGCGCCTGCCGCCGCAGGCTGCTGGTCCCCACCCGCGCTCCCTGGGGAAGCTCCTGGAAGCGGGCGTGCTCGATGGAGAGGAAGGCATCGCGCGGGTCCTCTCGCTTCATGACTGCGACCCGCTCGAACTGCGGCTGCAGCTCGGTAGGAAGGTCCTTGAGGCTGTGCACCGCCAGATCGACCTTCTTCGCTTCCAGGGCCTCCTCGATCTCCTTGGTGAACATGCCCTTGGTGCCGACCTTGGCCAGTGCCACCTCGGTGATCTTGTC belongs to Terriglobales bacterium and includes:
- the hemC gene encoding hydroxymethylbilane synthase → MAKLRIGSRGSQLALWQANHVKALLEGQGHQVEIEIIKTTGDKITEVALAKVGTKGMFTKEIEEALEAKKVDLAVHSLKDLPTELQPQFERVAVMKREDPRDAFLSIEHARFQELPQGARVGTSSLRRQAQLKAVRPDLDIHPLRGNVDTRLRKLEEGQYQAIILASAGLNRLGFTKRVREIIPPEIVCPAVGQGALGIECRSGDARTRELLRFLDHAPTRQACAAERALLRSLGGGCQVPIGAYAEAIDGQLRLTAVVARPDGSLVLREQQSGKDPEKLGAAVGAALRKKGADRILQEVYGEVVTTPQQP